The DNA segment TGGTTACTCGCAGATCTAAAGCCTTAGAGAGTTATACATTGCCATATTTTGAGTCTAGCTTtaatttcaagctttaatttctaattgaaattttatgaaatagatATTTAATGATAGATTTACCAATTATTTGTAGCGATCAAAATGCCAACAAAAATGTTACACTTATCTCTGCAACTGTTagagataaagagaaaaaaagggagGGACGGAGTAATATCGTTGACtctccaccctcctccctccccgcAAGTAGATGCATTATCCTTCGCGGAGCAAGGTGCAACGTCCGGGCGCAGCATCCTTCGCGTCTCGCCGAGTTGGATAGAGCGACTCCGGAATAGCGGATCCGTCGTGGTGTGCCGCGACTCAATTTTAAGGATAATCGTGCTTACCGATCGGAGGGAAAGAAGGGGTGTAGACAATGTTTTGGCGGCAGACGAGGTCTAAAGCGGAAACCGGCGGATGGGCGCAAGAAGGGgtggaaaaaattaaagcatcGAGACGCCGACAGGGGCGTACGCCGTGTCGCACCATAACAAGGGTGGGTGCAAagaacagaaagagaaagagggagagagaaagagagaggagggtTGTCGGCTGGCCGGGACGTTAGTGCGCGCCGGGATGTCAGAGGGGGTTGTACGGCGACGCACGCGCCCTTCGCTCGGCCCTGACTGCACCGCGGGGCGGTTCAATGTTACGGGAGGGCACTGACCCGAGCGAGCAGAGAGGAAACCACCCCTCGGTGCACCGTAGTGGGTACACCCCTGGTTATACCGTAgaagccgccgccgccgccgccgccgccgccgccgccgccggtccCTGCAACCAGCCCTGCGATGATCTACCCTCGACGTCCGCCACCCCCGTCGGCGAGCGTTCACCGCCCTCTCTCGCGTCATCCTTGTCTCTCCGCTTCGTCGTTCTCTGTCTGTCTTTCCACTGTCgctgccgccgcgccgcgaccACCACCCCAACATTGTCGATGAGGgtgcagcagcaacagcagcagcagcagcaccaGAGCCCGGGATACCCATTATCCTCCTCTCACAAATCACCTGGACCACCGTTTACGCATCGCGGAGTGTCTTGTGCGAGCAGCCGGGATTCCGGCAAGAGACTCTGTACCGGCGCTATCGCTGATAGGATTAAAGGACAGATTGAACATTTGCAACTTGCGCCAAGTGCAAAGGGTACATTTATTCTCGATCATTCATCAGTTGCGATTGTAATACGATCATGTTACAATCAATACTCGTGAATGAGCAGAAACACTCCTAAATATTCTCTAAATGAAGAATTCTTTGCGACTAATGtatcatatatattgttacattataCCGTTGTAGGTACACGTACGTATTGTATGAGCTTTCGCAACTTTTATGCGTActaaatttaaacgttatttattaCTAAGAATAATAACAATGTAAAGGAATATGTTTATTCACGGGTTAACGCAATCGAGAGATTTATCGCGGGTATGCATCTAGCGTTGCCGCGTCGCAACTCCGCAGTCGGAGTTATTCAACCCCTCGGGTCGCTACTCCAAGAGAACAAATCCCTCCTCGACCCCGAGGAGGGGTCGGTTTTTGTCGGTCGGTCAAAAAACTCGCTCGAAAGTAAAACCGCGTGACGTCGTGTTACGATTTAAAAAGAAGTAAAGCCTGTCTACACGTATTTACGAGcgcgaaaagaaaagaataaagcgTTGCAAGCGGACGTTCCATGTCGAATAAATGCCACCGGATTCACATTCGTTGAATGATGAGAAGTGTAGCTTGCGCGCAATGGGGATCATTCTCGACAATTAAATTAAAGGATCATTATATGAAAGAACGAATCGCCTCGAAAACCGTCTCGCGAAATATAATCGGAGGAACGTAATAAGAGTAATAAGTTGAGCAAAGAATCACGGAAACGACCTGAAAGCACGTAATATTTGAATAACTTTCCTTGACTTTCAGGAAAGTCGTAATTTAACTTTTCTTAAGGTAtgaatcttaaaaaaaaaaatgcttaaattatgatctttttaaatgaaatgtcTCCTGAACACTGATGAGCTGAAAGAAAGACACGTGCAGCATTAGCAGCATGACTGAAGCGGATTTTACATCGATCCGATTAACGTACACAACAGTCAGCTCTTCGATCAAGCTGTGATAATTAACCGAACAATTCGATACACCCTTTAAGACCTGAGCTAATATTAAGTCAATATCCTCCAGAATCCAATTCTCGTCACAAACTACGCGACATTCAACGTCGGAAGTCGGCTTCCGTCGACGCCAATTCTCCCCAGGCTCTCGAGACGGTCATAGCGGGGGGTTTTCCGATGGGGTTGACTCGGGGAatcgagtcgagtcgagtcgagtcgagtcgagtcgagtcggACCGATTCCCTGTTATGCTAATTTGTTAACGGGTGAAACCAAGACAGTCGTACCCATCATGAGAATAATTCGGCTCGACCGACCGAGTCTCTGCCCCTTCTCACCCTGCTATTCCTTTTCTCACCCTTCCTCCCTTCTTCTCTCGCGAGAATCACCAGCACCTGGCCCTCCGAAAATCCTCGCGCGCGTACGTACCCCGGGCATTCGTTCCGGAAAGTAATTTCTTTTCTCTCGGGCGGCGTTTCGCGCGTCGAGGAACGAAACGTCGTCTCTCGCATTCGTCTTCCTCCGGCGGGTACCGCCTCGCACGAGAAATACGCTCCGCCATCCGTCTTGGCGGAACCATCGGCTGAAACCGGGGTTAGAGAAGGTGAGGAAAGAGAGTGAAGCGAATGCGGTACCGCGCCGGAAAGAAATTACCGTCGATTATCGTCGACGCGAGGAAGATTGGCGCGAGAAATATTCCTCAGCGCCACGGTAATGAGAAGATAATAAGAACTCTATAAAGAAGACCTCGCGGCCGGACATGGGACTCGGGACGCAATATTTGCGAATTCTGGGTCGCCAATTAGGAGGCAGGCATTTGCATACGGCTATCGGTATCGCGCTCGCCGCCACCGCGCCGTCTTGATTGATTAACGCTACTGCACGTTGAAATATTCGTCGAATTCAAAAGATTTTTAACATTGcagaattttcttgaaaatgcgAAAACGTGTTTTTCTAGATAATATTTCTATACTTCGAAATAAGTATGTATTAGCGAGATGTCGGCGTCCACAGCGAGATTTATTCTTCAACAACTGTCGATTTTAATAATCCGATTTGTGGGAATATGAACCTCTTGGTACAAATACGTCGAATTTTCTGTAATATAGATATCAGACTTACATTTCACTTCTAGCAAGTCTCTCGTTATGAATTCCTTCCTGAATTATAGAGTGTAATTCTCGTAGAGAATTCGCGGGAAATGTCAACCTTCTTGAAAcagaatgaattttttaatttccccTCAAGAAATAGAAATGCGATGTTtcttgctaaaaatattttaatcggtTTGGAAAGATTAAGCGGTCaatgaaattttttgttaaaattattgcgaacgcgaataattttattctccCGTCCGCGACAAATCCAAAGATAATTCGGTCCAGATCAGAGCGCTCTTCGTCCGGACATTTTCTAAGCGCCAGGCGGAAAAACATGCATCGCAAATTCCTCGTTCTCGAAGGAAAATCGCGACGGGAGTTCGATCGCAGATATGTTGCATCTTCTCCATCTCCGCGGAGTATATTGGAACGTTTCAGTAGCAAAAGAAGACAAAAATAGCGAGAAAGAGaatgaaaaagaggaagaaacaAATAGGCCGATAGAGAAAGATActtaaaaagaaagagagaaagagaaggagagggaaAACGAGAGAAACAGGGACCTACGTCGTTATTTCGCGGTGGATGCTGCGGGATCAATAGCGTGAAGAGCCGAAGAGCCGGCAGGGCGAGCGAGATGGAGAGAGATCGGGGCGAAAGAGGGGAGTCTAGCTGAAAGGGATGTGTGGAGGGAAGGGCggaagaagaaggagaaagagagaaaggaaagcaGAAATCGCGACGGGGTAGTGGAGAAGAAGAGATATCGTGCACGGTGCGGTCACGAGAACGAGAGGGACAGTAGACGAAGGGTGACTCCCTCAGTTTCCAGCACCTTTATCGCTCCTGCTCTCCCTCATTTGCTCCCTTTtcgtccccccccccctctctctctctctctctctctctctctcttgcgccTTGCTTCTCAACACACCCTCTCGCCGATTATGCCTGTCTCCCTTCGTCCCTTGTCATCTCATTCTCTCCGTCTATCCGCTACCCTTACCACCGAACAACCCCAGGAGTCGATGCATCCAGGGTCGTTGCTACCGGCAGCGAACGATCCAACCTTCCAGGCACTCTCCTTCTCTGTTTCTCCTCCTTCCTCATTCAGCCCGTCTGTCTCTATTTCTCTCCCTCCCTGTCATTCTCTCGTTCTCTTTCGCACTCTCCTTCTCCCTCCctatccttctctctctctctctccctctctgtcCTTCTTTCTCTCATGTGGCCGATCTACGTTCTGCTTGCGCGCTCAATCTACACACGCATCAGCGTCGATACGCGGCTAGCATATGTGGTACAGGTGAAGTCACCGGGCATCGGCCGGTACGGATGAATATGCGCTTTTTCTCACAAACGCAGACTGGCATACACGCAGCGCGTCACGCTTGCGTATTATACGTGTCGTTGATTTAGTGTACCTGCATCAACTTCTATTAAACTAACCCCTCCCCCTCCTGCaagcgcaaaattaattttaaaatattttaaaattaagtgctaatttgCTGCTAAAGTTTGAAATTAGGTGCTCGAAACATTGggcagaaaattgaaaaaaaattgggtGGGGCTGGTTTAACATTAAGTTAGCCATCcttccaacaaaaaaaaatatttattatgtaaacgaataaacaaaaaatacagtAGAATCAAGTGCTAATTAAATActtcaagaaataatgaaaataaattgaaaatatatacaacgGAACTTAGGAGTCTGTTACAGGAGTTGGTCAAATTTGATGTAAGAAATtccttttttaatatcatttaaatatatgaaGTCACTGAATTAGGTGCTCATTCGTGGCTAGTATTCAATTTTAAAGATGTTTAAGTTCAAGTACTTATCAAACggaacgagcacctaattcgacgacttgatatctttaaacaatatttaaaaaaaaattatttgatatgaaattcatactaattttttaagataactcTCTTGTGAACCAACCGTGCGACCGACTTCTAAGTTCtgtaatacatatttttgttggtttttattatttctcttgaAGCAtctaattaacatttaattctaCTGTACGTTTATTCatttacgtaataaatatttctttttttgttggGGGGACTGACTTAACATTAacgctcaatttttttttaattttctgccaAACGGCAATTCAAGCACTTGATTGCAGATCAAATAGACACCAAATTAGTACCTAATTATTTAgcacttaatttttaaatattttaaaattcattttgaCCTGGGTAGAGGGGAAGGCTAGATTAATAAAGATGATAAATGGTGCTTATTTTCACGATGCGTGTGTAAAAATTTCAGCTCTGCCTCTCCATTGatctttgttttctttttttttatcgttgacACGGAATAAGATAAGCGTCGCAGTGTttcaaactgtaaaaaaattttataactcaccggaccgatgtgcagcagcggagttgtaacacagctccattaatctgtaaagtgcatataaatccaaattataatagtgtccaaaataattctttctttatttatattaacttaaagaaagtcgtaattttttaaagataaattattcaaaacactcataatatcatcattatcaaatagatttaatattttatttgtaaactaaatctataaaataacaaaaaaatatttcttatgaaaatgtattttttcttttaaccgtttcttttttgcatagatgattttttaacttggaaaaaagttattaaaacaaAGTTATGTATTTTAAACGAGAGGGTGACCACTCAGAAAGTAAGTGGACACTGGTCTGAGGACTTCAAAACTTCACTAGACTTCACCGGACTACATGGACTTCATTGGCCTACAGTAGAAGTCATTGACTTCACTGGACCTCatcggacttcatcggacttcatCAGACTTTGTTGGACTTCACTGAATTTCATTatggttattaaaaaatttgtctaaaaaaaagaacacgAAACGATTTGATTGTATCGGGTAATCTCTGGTAACTAATTTCCATTTCCATCAGACTTTGAAGAACTTACCAAACTTTGGACGGGTTGTACACCAGAATTCAAAAGTGATTGCCCCATcggtttttaaaataactagttgaagataataatcaataactttttaattagttaaaacTCTCATCTACTCAACTCTGATTATTTGAAACATCTACGTCTTTTAAGCTGGCACAGCCATTTTAGCACAATGAAATGCGACTTATACAgaaaattatttgctattttatGGTAATTTATCGCTctattcacaatttttttacggCAGCAGTTTCGCTAAAAAAACAATAGCTGTACTAGCTTAACCTATTAAAATCCATAGTTAGAtcagcaaaaaacaaaaaaaaattgaaaataggaccggagcatgaaaaaacattgaaataatcataaagtaatttaatttatgtttatttaaattatgtactCGTATACCtcgtggttgctccgccgtttCCTGTTGCTTCCCAGGTCCTCCACCTCCTCGCTTGTTTCTGCTTGTTGGTTTTTTATGGCACCAGCACTCACGAAAACACTGCTACTTATAATATGGTCAGCAGTAATCATCTCGATATGACGATCGCGTGACATCCTGGACGGCAGTCCCGTGCACGACGCGCAGTTCATTACATCGCGACAACGGCAAGTTGACGCAAAACGACGAAAGTGTTATCCGCATCCACTCGTCCCCCGCGACACCGTCGAGAAAGTTAACTCGGCAGACGACGAATCTGGAGCACCAAGAGTACGCGCGTCACCTTCATGCCGCACCGCGAAGCGTAACTTAACCTAACTTTTCGACGCGGTCACTTTCCCGCCGGAGCCGCTGCTGACACACACAACACGCGTGTCTCCGGACGATTATTATGTCCGCGTTATCACGTACACTGATAAACGTACGAAAAAACACTGAGAACACTCGCGGATCGAAAAATGCGATCGATGGGCGATAGATCACTGACGCCGTCACTTACGAAAGCTTCGGTCGAACGGTGTCTCA comes from the Solenopsis invicta isolate M01_SB chromosome 14, UNIL_Sinv_3.0, whole genome shotgun sequence genome and includes:
- the LOC120359494 gene encoding uncharacterized protein LOC120359494; its protein translation is MLREGTDPSEQRGNHPSVHRSGYTPGYTVEAAAAAAAAAAAAGPCNQPCDDLPSTSATPVGERSPPSLASSLSLRFVVLCLSFHCRCRRAATTTPTLSMRVQQQQQQQQHQSPGYPLSSSHKSPGPPFTHRGVSCASSRDSGKRLCTGAIADRIKGQIEHLQLAPSAKGTFILDHSSVAIVIRSCYNQYS